One Halodesulfovibrio sp. DNA window includes the following coding sequences:
- a CDS encoding response regulator, with amino-acid sequence MKTKILFFPGVVLLLWTGLIIALFSWFVMGEQQHIEQIALRQAKAFFSQVVTAREWNAMHGGVYVEVTDTVKPNPYLQGEDRDILTVDGKMFTKINPAYMTRQLSEILSISSGVSFHITSLTPKRAANAADAWETAALRSFEKGAAEQFELLDRGSEHATYRYMAPLYATSSCMQCHGEAEQLPENTIRGGISVSIAANPLWALADANLDRMGLVFLVVGITGFVGFGYSAVQIIRKRDEAETASRIKSMFLANMSHDMRTPLTGIIGMSELLRIKPEPHEQEEYASLLQLSASNLLEIVNDITDFSRIESGRMELKERPFVLSRLVQQSLDMVRFACSRKDLTLESIIGDDVPDQLIGDEFRIRQMLGNLLGNSVKFTKSGSVVLEIRSKGIQDGVCMLRFSVRDTGIGIKQSHLDSIFDSFSQGEAALEDGRMGTGLGLSITRQLTSMMNGRIWVKSKLGAGSNFTFEIPLALPDEKERIADNGITCVSVFGESTLPAGFTILAVDDNPLNRVYIQKILEAHGHTVLLAEDGEKALSLLQSRCVDIIFMDVQMPVMNGIEATVQIRTRSDLAVAADVPIVAVTAFTVEGDRERFLRAGMNYYVSKPLQAQSLLNVLDEVFRASLPLGGSDVAVSRKVHEAQDRAASGEFEHREEALVLLDKEKAMEAMAGNARLFTILCTSFLQESVDKEESLTQAVSSHDWKAVMVAAHAVKNSAGLLCAKALQEVAEQIETDCRMIVEAHGGSTDSIEPVSQAYSVEKKQSDAITIAVANFTVIMAETRDAIADAIQESERG; translated from the coding sequence AGGTTGTCACTGCACGAGAGTGGAATGCCATGCATGGCGGTGTGTATGTGGAAGTAACTGATACAGTGAAGCCTAATCCCTATTTGCAGGGGGAAGACAGAGATATTCTTACTGTAGACGGCAAGATGTTTACAAAGATTAATCCTGCTTACATGACCCGCCAGCTTTCAGAGATTTTATCCATTAGTTCTGGAGTGTCGTTTCATATCACCAGCCTTACCCCCAAGCGTGCAGCAAACGCTGCTGACGCGTGGGAAACGGCAGCACTTCGTAGTTTCGAAAAGGGAGCTGCTGAACAGTTTGAACTTCTTGATCGTGGTTCTGAGCATGCCACGTATCGGTATATGGCTCCCCTGTATGCTACATCTTCATGTATGCAATGCCATGGCGAAGCGGAACAGCTTCCTGAAAATACGATTCGAGGTGGCATAAGTGTGTCAATTGCTGCGAATCCATTATGGGCTCTGGCAGATGCCAATCTAGACCGTATGGGGCTGGTATTTCTTGTGGTCGGGATTACGGGGTTTGTAGGGTTTGGATATAGCGCAGTGCAGATTATTCGAAAACGCGATGAAGCTGAGACGGCTAGTCGAATTAAGTCAATGTTTCTTGCAAATATGAGTCACGACATGCGGACGCCACTTACCGGTATTATTGGCATGTCGGAACTTTTGCGCATTAAGCCGGAGCCGCACGAACAGGAAGAATATGCATCGCTGTTGCAGCTGTCTGCCAGCAACCTGCTTGAAATTGTGAATGATATAACTGACTTTTCGCGTATTGAATCGGGAAGGATGGAGTTGAAGGAACGTCCTTTTGTGTTGAGCAGGCTTGTGCAGCAGAGTCTGGATATGGTGCGCTTTGCATGTTCCCGTAAGGATCTGACATTGGAAAGCATTATAGGGGATGACGTTCCAGATCAACTGATTGGTGATGAGTTTCGCATACGCCAGATGCTTGGAAATTTGCTGGGCAACAGTGTGAAATTTACAAAGAGTGGTTCCGTTGTTTTGGAGATTCGGAGCAAAGGAATCCAAGACGGAGTTTGCATGCTCCGCTTTTCGGTACGCGATACGGGTATTGGAATTAAGCAATCCCATCTTGATAGTATTTTCGATAGCTTTTCTCAGGGGGAAGCCGCACTTGAAGACGGGCGAATGGGAACTGGACTGGGGCTTTCGATTACCCGCCAGCTTACATCAATGATGAACGGGCGCATATGGGTGAAAAGTAAACTTGGAGCCGGTTCGAACTTTACTTTTGAAATCCCACTTGCTTTGCCGGATGAAAAAGAGCGCATTGCAGACAATGGCATCACCTGTGTGAGTGTTTTTGGCGAATCGACCTTGCCTGCTGGATTTACCATCCTTGCTGTAGACGATAATCCTTTGAATAGAGTGTATATTCAAAAAATTCTGGAAGCACACGGGCATACTGTATTGCTTGCAGAAGATGGTGAAAAGGCTCTATCTCTTTTGCAAAGCAGATGCGTGGACATAATCTTTATGGATGTGCAAATGCCTGTAATGAATGGCATTGAAGCAACGGTGCAAATACGAACTAGAAGTGATCTTGCCGTTGCGGCGGATGTTCCCATTGTGGCGGTAACAGCATTTACCGTGGAAGGAGACAGGGAGCGTTTTTTACGGGCAGGTATGAATTATTATGTAAGCAAGCCGTTGCAGGCACAAAGCTTATTGAATGTGCTGGATGAAGTGTTTCGAGCATCATTACCCCTTGGTGGAAGCGATGTTGCAGTGTCACGGAAAGTGCATGAGGCGCAGGACAGGGCGGCGAGTGGGGAATTTGAACATCGGGAGGAAGCTTTGGTTCTTCTGGATAAAGAAAAAGCCATGGAGGCGATGGCGGGTAATGCAAGGTTGTTCACCATACTTTGCACGAGCTTTTTACAGGAGTCAGTAGATAAAGAAGAGAGCCTAACACAGGCAGTAAGTTCCCACGATTGGAAAGCTGTTATGGTGGCTGCTCATGCTGTAAAGAACTCTGCCGGATTACTGTGCGCCAAGGCGTTACAAGAGGTTGCTGAACAGATCGAAACAGATTGCCGCATGATAGTAGAAGCACACGGTGGCTCTACTGACTCTATAGAGCCTGTATCGCAAGCGTACTCTGTGGAGAAGAAGCAGAGTGACGCTATTACGATTGCTGTTGCCAATTTTACGGTGATTATGGCTGAAACCCGTGATGCTATTGCGGATGCAATACAGGAGAGTGAGCGTGGCTAA
- a CDS encoding sigma-54 dependent transcriptional regulator has product MAKILVVDDELLIRTMLSEVISSLGHEVVVKENLTQGLAAAKQTCFDVIYLDVLLPDGNGLESINDIRLVSSSPELIIMTGHATPDDAEVAVRHGVWEYLRKPFTVEHIVRSLTRVVAFREQKRQQMKSSLKRDAIVGNSPALMQALDLVAQAASTSVNTLVQGKTGTGKELFSRAIHDNSCRSDKPFVALDCASFTENLLESHLFGHKKGAFTGATADREGVLQAADGGTLFLDEIGELPMQQQSAFLRVLETKRFRPVGSTKEITSDFRLVAATNKDLWEMVRLGLFREDLLYRLRGLSITLPPLRERKEDLPELVEWWFSARGNGQGFGNKVVSDDFMETIMTYNWPGNVREFIHSMDRACTAAGQEEVLYSTHLPMELRVRVARAETDKQLGKSVSVPDVEQVSVTQGNKHVAAIPADFNQAGSDFVPQPLKEYRLAKEKEYIEGLLSYTNGDIKQAHRLAGVSRGHLYELMKKHNCSK; this is encoded by the coding sequence GTGGCTAAAATTCTTGTTGTTGATGATGAATTGTTGATTCGCACGATGCTGTCTGAAGTCATAAGCTCGTTAGGGCATGAGGTTGTCGTAAAAGAAAATCTTACACAGGGATTGGCAGCAGCAAAGCAGACCTGTTTTGATGTTATTTACCTTGATGTTCTTTTACCAGATGGCAATGGGCTGGAGTCCATTAATGATATCCGTCTTGTTTCTTCCAGTCCGGAATTGATTATCATGACAGGGCATGCCACGCCGGATGATGCAGAGGTGGCTGTACGGCATGGTGTATGGGAGTATCTACGCAAGCCCTTCACTGTTGAGCACATTGTCCGGTCACTTACCCGTGTTGTTGCTTTTCGAGAACAAAAGCGCCAACAGATGAAGTCATCGCTAAAGCGTGATGCTATTGTGGGGAATAGTCCGGCGTTAATGCAAGCTCTTGATCTTGTGGCACAGGCTGCATCCACTTCTGTAAATACGTTGGTTCAGGGAAAGACAGGCACAGGAAAAGAACTTTTCAGCCGCGCTATTCATGATAATAGCTGTCGGTCAGATAAGCCTTTTGTTGCGCTGGATTGTGCTTCATTTACAGAAAATTTGTTGGAGAGCCATCTGTTCGGGCATAAAAAAGGCGCTTTCACCGGCGCTACGGCAGATCGGGAAGGCGTATTACAGGCTGCGGATGGCGGTACTCTGTTTCTTGATGAAATAGGTGAATTGCCCATGCAGCAGCAGAGTGCTTTTTTGCGGGTGCTCGAAACAAAGCGGTTTCGTCCGGTAGGTTCTACCAAAGAGATAACAAGTGATTTTAGGTTAGTTGCCGCAACGAATAAAGATTTGTGGGAAATGGTTCGCTTGGGGTTGTTTCGTGAGGATTTGCTTTACCGCCTGCGGGGGCTGTCGATTACATTACCACCATTGCGGGAGAGAAAAGAAGATTTACCAGAACTGGTCGAGTGGTGGTTTTCTGCACGCGGGAATGGACAGGGATTTGGAAATAAGGTTGTGTCAGACGATTTTATGGAAACAATCATGACATACAACTGGCCGGGGAATGTTCGTGAATTTATCCATAGTATGGACAGGGCTTGCACAGCCGCAGGGCAAGAGGAGGTACTGTACAGTACACATTTACCAATGGAGTTACGAGTACGTGTTGCCCGTGCGGAAACCGATAAACAGCTTGGCAAAAGCGTTAGCGTGCCGGATGTAGAACAAGTATCCGTAACGCAAGGAAACAAACATGTTGCGGCGATACCTGCGGACTTTAATCAAGCTGGTTCTGATTTTGTCCCCCAACCATTAAAAGAGTACAGGTTGGCTAAAGAGAAAGAGTATATCGAGGGTTTGCTCAGCTATACTAACGGTGACATTAAGCAGGCACACAGACTTGCTGGAGTTTCTCGCGGACACTTATATGAGCTTATGAAAAAGCATAATTGTTCCAAATAA